From Candidatus Binatia bacterium, the proteins below share one genomic window:
- a CDS encoding class I fructose-bisphosphate aldolase, which produces MNAQTAVAESRTAARPGPGRVREILSWYASDNPGSKANLARMMNHGILAGTGRMVILPVDQGFEHGPARSFAPNPAGYDPRYHVELAIESGCNAYAAPLGFLEAGAADYAGEIPLILKLNNHDVLHDEKDPLSSVTGSVGEALRLGCAAIGFTIYPGSSQAGHMYEQLRKLAEEAKRVGLAVVVWSYPRGSDLSKDGETAIDVVSYAAQIAAQLGAHVIKVKLPAAHIEQPEAKKVYDKYSIPVGTLAERVRHVVQSSFDGRRIVIFSGGAKKDSDEDVLQEARAIRDGGGFGSIIGRNSFQRKRTDAIQLLRRIMAIYSGDAV; this is translated from the coding sequence ATGAACGCTCAAACCGCTGTCGCCGAAAGCCGCACCGCCGCCCGGCCGGGTCCCGGCCGCGTGCGCGAGATCCTCTCCTGGTACGCCTCGGACAATCCGGGGAGCAAGGCCAACCTGGCCCGCATGATGAATCACGGGATTCTCGCCGGAACGGGCCGGATGGTGATCCTGCCGGTGGACCAGGGCTTCGAGCATGGCCCGGCGCGCTCCTTCGCCCCCAATCCCGCCGGCTACGATCCGCGCTACCACGTGGAGCTCGCGATCGAGTCGGGGTGCAACGCCTACGCGGCGCCGCTCGGCTTCCTGGAGGCCGGCGCGGCGGACTACGCGGGCGAGATTCCGCTCATCCTGAAGCTGAACAACCATGACGTCCTTCACGACGAGAAGGATCCTCTCTCGTCGGTGACCGGAAGCGTCGGCGAGGCGCTGCGGCTGGGTTGCGCCGCCATCGGATTCACGATCTATCCCGGCTCCTCGCAGGCCGGACACATGTACGAGCAGCTCCGCAAGCTGGCCGAGGAGGCGAAGCGGGTGGGGCTGGCGGTGGTCGTCTGGTCCTATCCCCGGGGCTCGGACCTCTCGAAGGACGGCGAGACGGCCATCGACGTGGTCTCCTATGCCGCGCAGATCGCGGCGCAGCTCGGAGCCCACGTGATCAAGGTCAAGCTTCCCGCCGCGCACATCGAGCAGCCCGAGGCGAAGAAGGTCTACGACAAGTATTCGATCCCGGTCGGCACCCTGGCCGAGCGGGTACGCCACGTGGTCCAGTCGTCCTTCGACGGGCGCCGCATCGTGATCTTCTCGGGCGGGGCGAAGAAGGACAGCGACGAGGACGTGCTGCAGGAGGCCCGCGCCATCCGGGACGGCGGCGGATTCGGCTCGATCATCGGGCGGAATTCGTTTCAGCGGAAGCGGACGGACGCGATCCAGCTCTTGCGGCGGATCATGGCGATCTACTCGGGGGACGCGGTCTAA